Proteins encoded in a region of the Campylobacter geochelonis genome:
- a CDS encoding TOBE domain-containing protein: protein MNKILAKVESIKQNKDLHKVNFSSNVGNLAFVSLDVELKENQEVTLGFRSNSVAISKEKSEHLSYSNQICVLISQIEKGEILTKITAFKDSQKLTSVITTDSANRLNLKLHDSVVFLVKATDVFIVNG, encoded by the coding sequence ATGAATAAAATTTTAGCAAAAGTAGAGAGCATAAAGCAAAACAAGGACTTACACAAGGTAAATTTTAGCTCAAATGTTGGAAATTTAGCCTTTGTAAGCCTTGATGTAGAGCTTAAAGAAAATCAAGAAGTAACTCTTGGTTTTCGCTCAAACTCAGTTGCAATCTCAAAAGAAAAAAGCGAGCATTTAAGCTACTCAAACCAAATTTGCGTTTTAATAAGCCAGATTGAAAAAGGTGAAATTTTAACTAAAATAACAGCTTTTAAAGATAGTCAAAAACTTACTAGCGTGATTACTACTGACTCGGCAAATAGGCTAAATTTAAAGCTTCATGATAGCGTTGTTTTTTTAGTTAAAGCCACTGATGTTTTTATAGTAAATGGATAA
- the modA gene encoding molybdate ABC transporter substrate-binding protein, with amino-acid sequence MKKFILLTFCALVLNASEIRVAAAANIGYVIDELKKEFLKDRSDDKIEVTLASSGKLNTQIKNGADYAIFMAANMNFANDLYKSGFSTKEAEIYTRGVLMMFSAKKRDLSRGLELLKDKDIHKIAVANIKTAPYGIAAYEAFKNAGVLKEIESKLVFAESISGVLPYALSAAEIGFIPKSALVGKDEYKEGSNFAAVDSKLYTPLDQGMILLKPYENDKLATDFYAFLKGEKAKAIFKTYGYE; translated from the coding sequence ATGAAAAAATTTATACTGTTAACATTTTGTGCTTTGGTTTTAAACGCAAGTGAGATTAGAGTTGCAGCGGCTGCAAATATCGGCTATGTAATCGATGAGCTTAAAAAAGAGTTTTTAAAAGATAGAAGTGATGATAAAATCGAAGTAACGCTTGCAAGTAGCGGAAAACTTAACACGCAGATTAAAAATGGTGCAGATTACGCTATCTTTATGGCGGCAAACATGAACTTTGCAAACGACTTATATAAAAGTGGTTTTAGCACCAAAGAGGCTGAAATTTATACAAGAGGCGTTTTGATGATGTTTAGCGCTAAGAAGCGTGATTTAAGCCGTGGACTTGAGCTTTTAAAAGATAAAGATATTCACAAAATCGCAGTTGCAAACATAAAAACCGCCCCTTATGGAATCGCTGCTTATGAGGCGTTTAAAAACGCTGGCGTGCTTAAAGAGATAGAGTCAAAACTTGTTTTTGCAGAGAGTATTTCTGGTGTGCTTCCATACGCACTAAGTGCTGCTGAAATCGGCTTTATCCCTAAATCAGCCTTAGTTGGCAAAGATGAGTATAAAGAAGGTTCTAACTTCGCAGCAGTTGATAGTAAGCTTTATACTCCACTTGATCAAGGTATGATTTTGCTAAAACCTTATGAAAATGATAAGCTAGCGACTGATTTTTACGCTTTTTTAAAGGGCGAAAAAGCAAAAGCTATCTTTAAAACTTATGGCTATGAATAA
- a CDS encoding ABC transporter ATP-binding protein: MIKIAIKKELFGVSQKMELDVNLDIKSGIFLALAGQSGSGKTTLLRCLAGLEKSSGEIVVDDEIWQNDRLFLAPQKRCIGFVFQDYALFENLSVEQNLLFVQKDRALCDKLLKMLDLSNLKARYPAKLSGGQKQRVALGRAMMRRPKLLLLDEPLSALDPTLRTKLQDEILKVHSEFGTTTILVSHNPSEIYKMANLMIELENGKIVKNGDPKHILLKTQGSQKFVFSGTLLSLEKLDSIYIATVSIGQQITQIALDEQDGLKVGDKVNVSTKAFNLNLSKG, encoded by the coding sequence ATGATAAAAATAGCTATAAAAAAGGAGCTTTTTGGCGTTAGTCAAAAGATGGAGCTAGATGTAAATTTAGATATAAAAAGTGGAATTTTTTTAGCGCTTGCTGGGCAAAGCGGTAGTGGTAAAACTACGCTTTTACGCTGTTTGGCTGGGTTAGAAAAAAGCAGTGGCGAGATAGTAGTAGATGATGAAATTTGGCAAAATGATAGGCTTTTTTTAGCACCACAAAAAAGATGTATTGGTTTTGTCTTTCAAGACTACGCGCTGTTTGAAAACCTAAGCGTAGAGCAAAATCTACTTTTTGTGCAAAAAGATAGAGCGCTTTGCGATAAGCTTTTAAAAATGCTTGATTTATCAAATTTAAAAGCTAGATATCCAGCTAAGCTAAGTGGTGGGCAAAAACAGCGAGTCGCTTTAGGAAGAGCTATGATGAGACGCCCTAAACTCTTGCTTCTTGATGAGCCACTCTCTGCGCTTGATCCTACTCTTAGAACAAAACTTCAAGATGAGATTTTAAAAGTTCATAGCGAATTTGGCACTACAACGATACTAGTTAGCCACAACCCAAGTGAAATTTATAAAATGGCAAATTTAATGATAGAGCTAGAAAATGGGAAAATTGTTAAAAACGGCGATCCAAAACACATCTTGCTTAAAACTCAAGGCAGCCAAAAATTTGTATTTTCAGGAACACTTTTAAGCTTAGAAAAGCTTGATAGTATCTATATCGCAACAGTTTCAATCGGTCAGCAAATCACCCAAATCGCCCTTGATGAGCAAGATGGATTAAAAGTTGGCGATAAGGTTAATGTCAGCACAAAAGCCTTTAACCTAAATTTAAGCAAAGGATAA
- the modD gene encoding ModD protein gives MISDSDILNYINEDLPYFDLTTNLQESCGINARLELFTREDLVVSCSEISARLAEILGCKVEFVAPSKTFLKSGEKILTYSGSYANIHKAWKLSQVLLEYSCKIATYTNQMLNLAKSVNQKCQILGTRKTFPFAKKFCIKALLDGGGSVHRLNLSDSVLFFEKHRILYKNNDEFYSNLVKFKEKIPEKKLCVEALNLDDAINLLEFCDVVQLDKMELLDIKNVVKIKDEKYKFSKIVCAGGINLTNVKEYAKSGVDAVVTSSMYLSKMADLGARISKI, from the coding sequence TTGATAAGCGATAGCGATATTTTAAACTATATAAATGAGGATTTGCCATATTTTGATTTGACAACAAATTTGCAAGAAAGTTGCGGCATAAACGCAAGACTAGAACTTTTTACTAGAGAAGATTTGGTTGTTTCATGTAGTGAAATTTCAGCTAGGTTGGCTGAAATTCTAGGCTGTAAAGTGGAGTTTGTAGCACCAAGTAAAACTTTTTTAAAAAGTGGTGAAAAAATTTTAACATATAGTGGAAGCTACGCTAATATCCATAAAGCGTGGAAACTTAGCCAAGTCTTACTTGAATACTCTTGCAAAATTGCAACCTATACAAACCAAATGCTAAATTTAGCAAAAAGTGTAAATCAAAAGTGCCAAATTCTAGGCACTAGAAAAACATTTCCATTCGCTAAAAAATTTTGTATAAAAGCTTTGCTTGATGGCGGTGGAAGCGTACATAGACTAAATTTAAGCGATAGCGTGCTATTTTTTGAAAAACATAGAATTTTATATAAAAATAACGATGAGTTTTACTCAAATTTAGTTAAATTTAAAGAAAAAATTCCAGAAAAGAAGCTCTGCGTTGAGGCGCTGAATTTAGACGATGCGATAAATCTTTTGGAGTTTTGCGATGTTGTGCAGCTTGATAAAATGGAGCTTTTAGATATAAAAAATGTTGTAAAAATCAAAGATGAAAAATATAAATTTAGCAAAATAGTCTGTGCTGGTGGGATAAATTTAACAAATGTCAAAGAGTATGCAAAGTCCGGAGTGGACGCTGTGGTAACTAGTTCGATGTATCTAAGCAAGATGGCTGATTTGGGTGCTAGAATTTCAAAAATTTAG
- the modB gene encoding molybdate ABC transporter permease subunit yields MINFTPFYVSFKLAFVTTFVLFFLVLPLAWKLSQSKSRLKPLIESICALPLVLPPTVMGFYILFTFSKNSTIGGFLYDTLGLELVFSFTGLVFASCIYSLPFMFQPLLSGFESLNKNIIEASYLSGKSKFITLFKIALPNIKPSLLTALVVTFAHTVGEFGIVLMVGGSIEGETKVASVAIYEFAELLDFKSAHIYSFIMLALSFIVLFSVYLFNQKSKAKR; encoded by the coding sequence ATGATAAATTTTACCCCTTTTTATGTATCTTTTAAACTAGCCTTTGTTACAACATTTGTGCTGTTTTTTCTAGTTTTGCCTCTAGCTTGGAAACTTAGTCAAAGCAAAAGCAGACTAAAACCGCTAATCGAAAGCATTTGCGCCTTGCCACTTGTTTTACCACCCACCGTTATGGGCTTTTACATACTTTTTACATTTTCTAAAAACTCAACAATCGGCGGTTTTTTATACGATACTTTGGGCTTAGAGCTTGTTTTTAGCTTTACTGGGCTTGTGTTTGCAAGTTGCATTTACTCGCTTCCTTTTATGTTTCAACCTCTTTTAAGCGGCTTTGAAAGCCTAAATAAAAACATCATAGAAGCCTCATATCTAAGTGGCAAAAGCAAATTTATAACGCTTTTTAAAATCGCCCTACCAAACATCAAACCATCTCTTTTAACAGCTCTTGTTGTGACATTTGCTCATACTGTTGGTGAGTTTGGTATCGTGCTTATGGTTGGCGGAAGCATAGAAGGAGAAACAAAAGTCGCAAGTGTCGCTATATATGAGTTTGCTGAATTGCTTGATTTTAAATCAGCCCATATATATAGTTTTATCATGCTTGCACTTAGCTTTATCGTGCTTTTTAGCGTCTATTTGTTTAACCAAAAAAGCAAGGCAAAAAGATGA
- a CDS encoding peptidylprolyl isomerase: protein MKKLLFAVLFSVCALFGDEVLLQTTKGDITLKLFKDVAPKAVENFETHVKNGYYDGLIFHRVIKGFMAQGGDPTGTGMGGKSIWGKSFEDEFKPNVVFDRAGLLAMANSGANTNASQFFITFKPTPWLNGHHTIFGEVVSGIATLNEIENTPTDARDRPKDEVKIIKATLIK from the coding sequence ATGAAAAAACTACTTTTTGCTGTGCTTTTTAGCGTTTGTGCGCTTTTTGGCGATGAGGTTTTATTGCAAACTACAAAAGGCGATATAACGCTAAAACTTTTTAAAGATGTCGCTCCAAAGGCGGTTGAGAATTTTGAAACTCATGTGAAAAATGGCTATTATGATGGGCTGATTTTTCATAGAGTTATAAAAGGTTTTATGGCTCAAGGTGGAGATCCAACAGGCACTGGAATGGGTGGAAAGTCGATTTGGGGTAAGAGTTTTGAAGATGAGTTTAAACCAAATGTTGTCTTTGATAGAGCTGGACTTTTGGCGATGGCAAACTCAGGAGCAAATACAAATGCAAGTCAGTTTTTTATAACTTTTAAGCCAACTCCGTGGTTAAATGGACATCACACTATCTTTGGCGAAGTAGTTAGCGGAATCGCTACTTTAAACGAGATAGAAAACACGCCAACTGATGCTAGAGATAGACCAAAAGATGAGGTTAAAATCATAAAAGCAACTCTTATCAAGTAG
- a CDS encoding TOBE domain-containing protein — protein sequence MELVSNFIIKSNDSDFILEKRIKLLCEIEKTGSILQAAKNVPMSYKAAWDAIDLMNNLSSHTLVERKAGGKSGGGSHLSEYAKNLIKSYELIKIAQKDFLDLVSKNTDFDSGYIKNLQRIAMQISARNVFVGKVSKIASNDVNAEVVLSLKGAQEIASIITKNSMLNLELEVGKEAKAIIKSSSVMISATKDIQISARNVLEGVINKINSDEINAEVSLDIGENQILTAVITANSIKKLGLKVGDKAYGIIKSTSVMIGL from the coding sequence ATGGAGTTAGTTTCAAATTTTATTATCAAATCAAACGATAGCGATTTTATCCTTGAAAAGCGAATAAAACTGCTTTGTGAGATAGAAAAAACAGGCTCGATTTTACAAGCAGCTAAAAATGTTCCGATGAGTTATAAAGCCGCTTGGGATGCGATTGACTTGATGAACAACCTTTCAAGCCATACATTAGTCGAGCGAAAAGCTGGTGGCAAAAGTGGCGGCGGAAGCCACTTAAGCGAGTATGCTAAAAATTTAATCAAATCTTACGAGCTTATCAAAATCGCTCAAAAAGATTTTTTAGATTTAGTTTCAAAAAATACCGATTTTGATAGTGGGTATATAAAAAATTTACAAAGGATTGCTATGCAAATAAGTGCTAGAAATGTTTTTGTTGGAAAAGTGAGTAAAATCGCGTCCAACGATGTAAACGCAGAGGTTGTATTATCTCTAAAAGGAGCTCAAGAAATCGCTTCAATCATCACAAAAAACTCCATGTTAAATTTAGAACTTGAAGTTGGCAAAGAGGCAAAGGCGATTATCAAGTCAAGCTCAGTTATGATAAGCGCTACAAAAGATATCCAAATAAGTGCTAGAAATGTGCTAGAAGGAGTCATTAACAAGATAAACTCAGATGAAATCAACGCAGAAGTTAGCCTTGATATCGGCGAAAACCAAATTCTAACCGCCGTTATCACAGCAAATTCAATCAAAAAACTTGGCTTAAAAGTCGGCGATAAAGCTTATGGCATTATCAAATCAACTTCAGTTATGATAGGACTATAA